The genomic DNA CTGGAACCAGGGCGAACTCGTCGAGCCCGACCGCCGATATCAGCGTCCAGGCCTCGTCGTGAAGCGACGCGAGGACGCGCTCCGAGCGCCAGAAGTCGAACGAATCGCCCCGGATCCGGCGCTGGAGGGCGATCCGGATATTCTCGAGCGCCGTCATGTGACCGAACACCGCCGAGATCTGGAACGACCTCACGAGACCGAGCCGGGCGACATTGGCCGGCGACATCCCGGTGATGTCGCGGCCGTTATAGACGATGCGTCCGCTCGTCGGGCTCAGCACCTTGGTGAGGAGATTGAAGCAGGTCGTCTTCCCGGCTCCGTTGGGACCGATCAGGGCGTGAATCGTGCCGCGCCGGACGGCGAGCTTGACCCCGTCCACGGCGACAAAGCCCTTGAACTCCTTGGTGAGCTCCGATGCGCTCAGAATGATATCGTCCGCCATGGCTCCACAGACATTGTTCGATGGCGCGCGCCCGAAGGCACGCGCCAGTTTCATGTTGGAAGGGTCGAAATCCGTCTTTTACGGCGCTCGGTTATTTGACCAGCGGGCAATCGCTCTCGGACAGAGGACGGAAGGCCTCGTCGCCGGGAACCGTGCGCAGGATCTTGTAGTAATCCCACGGAGCCTTCGACTCGGCCGGCGCCTTCACCTGCGCCAGATACATGTCGTGGACCATGCGGCCATCGGCCCGGATCTTGCCGTTCTTCGCGAAGAAATCGTTAACGGGCGTCTCTTTCATCCGGGCCACCACCTTCTCGGCGGAATCGGTTCCGGCGGCTTCGATCGACTTCAGGTAGTGCATGATGGCCGAGTAGACGCCGGCCTG from Microvirga sp. TS319 includes the following:
- a CDS encoding ABC transporter ATP-binding protein, producing the protein MADDIILSASELTKEFKGFVAVDGVKLAVRRGTIHALIGPNGAGKTTCFNLLTKVLSPTSGRIVYNGRDITGMSPANVARLGLVRSFQISAVFGHMTALENIRIALQRRIRGDSFDFWRSERVLASLHDEAWTLISAVGLDEFALVPARELSYGRKRALEIATTLALDPEMLLLDEPMAGMTQEDVERVSTLIRKISQNRTILMVEHNLSVVASLSDRITVLTRGKVLAEGDYATVSKDPRVIEAYIGVPHA